A single region of the Triticum dicoccoides isolate Atlit2015 ecotype Zavitan chromosome 2B, WEW_v2.0, whole genome shotgun sequence genome encodes:
- the LOC119364807 gene encoding 60S ribosomal protein L23A-like, with product MAPKVAVAKKGDAKAQAAKVAKAVKSGSIKKTAKKIRTSVTFHRPKTLSKARDPKYPRISTPGRNKLDQYQILKYPLTTESAMKKIEDNNTLVFIVDLKADKKKIKAAVKKMYDIQAKKVNTLIRPDGKKKAYVKLTPDYDALDVANKIGII from the exons ATGGCTCCCAAAG TTGCTGTTGCCAAGAAGGGCGATGCCAAGGCCCAGGCCGCCAAGGTTGCTAAGGCTGTGAAGTCTGGGTCAATCAAGAAGACGGCAAAGAAGATCCGCACTTCTGTGACATTTCACCGCCCCAAGACCCTGTCCAAGGCCAGGGACCCCAAGTACCCCAGGATCAGCACCCCTGGGAGGAACAAGCTCGATCAATATCAGATCCTCAAGTACCCGCTTACCACTGAGTCTGCAATGAAGAAGATCGAGGACAACAACACACTCGTCTTCATCGTCGACCTGAAGGCCGACAAGAAGAAGATTAAGGCCGCTGTCAAGAAAATGTACGACATTCAGGCCAAGAAGGTTAACACCCTCATCAG GCCTGATGGCAAGAAGAAGGCGTACGTGAAGCTGACACCAGACTACGATGCTCTTGATGTGGCCAACAAGATCGGCATCATATAA
- the LOC119361001 gene encoding uncharacterized protein LOC119361001 has protein sequence MPDLATHRDGVAFAFTASTCHGAVRLRASGRRTLAADLHEHQLFVHLVLDRGGRRVLMGNKGGSAAEFLGMEPRRRAEAVARIVARARLPPECAEAVERLCVASAACGRENACDDVTVAVVWKPRAGVGTGDAAGANLPSHASSSALRFSNLTWLLGYS, from the coding sequence ATGCCGGACCTGGCGACCCACCGCGACGGCGTCGCCTTCGCCTTCACGGCCTCCACCTGCCACGGCGCCGTCCGCCTGCGCGCGTCCGGGCGGCGCACGCTGGCCGCCGACCTCCACGAGCACCAGCTGTTCGTCCACCTCGTCCTCGACCGCGGCGGCCGCCGCGTCCTCATGGGCAACAAGGGCGGCAGCGCCGCCGAGTTCCTGGGCATGGAGCCGCGCAGGAGGGCCGAGGCCGTCGCGCGCATCGTGGCGAGGGCCCGGTTGCCGCCGGAGTGCGCCGAGGCCGTGGAGCGGCTGTGCGTGGCCTCGGCGGCGTGCGGGCGGGAGAATGCGTGCGACGACGTGACGGTTGCCGTGGTCTGGAAGCCACGCGCCGGAGTGGGAACGGGGGACGCCGCCGGCGCAAATCTTCCGTCACATGCGTCGTCCTCCGCGTTGAGATTCTCTAATTTGACTTGGTTGCTCGGCTACAGCTAG